The following DNA comes from Luteimonas galliterrae.
CGGCGGCATGCCGCGCAGCAGGCTGAGGAAGACCGGGATATTGCCCAGCGGATCCAGGATCAGGAACAGCAGCAGCGCGGCCGAGGCGATCGTCACGCGCGCACTGTCCAAACTTGGCCGCGCCGCTCGGCACCGGCGGCGGACAGCAGCGCCACGCAGGCGTCGGCGTAATCGGCCGGATCGCGCGCGTCGCGGTCGCCGTCTTCCGCATAGGCGGCGGCGCGCAACGCGGTCCGCATCGGCCCGGGCTGCAAACCGGACACTCGCACGCTGCTGTTGGCCAGTTCTGCGTGCAGCATGGCCACCAGGCCGGCGCGTGCATGCTGGGCCAGGCCGTAACCGCCCCAGTAGGCCTGGCCGACGCGCGCGATGTCGTCCAGCGCGAACACGACCGCGGCGTCTTGCGCGCGCGCCAGCAGCGGCAGGCAGGCTTGGGTGAGCCAGCACGGCGCGGTGACGTTGACGTGCAATGCACGCGCGATGGCCGCCGGGTCGGCGTGTTCGAACGGCGTCAGGCCGCGGAATTCGGCGGCGCAATGCAGCAGGCCGTCCAGGTGCCCGAGTTCGGACTCGATGCGTGCCGCGAGTTCCGCGTAGTCCCCGGGCGAAGCGCCTTCCAGGTCCAGCGGGTAGAGCAACGGCTCCGGCCCTTCCTTGGCGACCGCATCGTAGATCCGGTTCAACTTGGGTACTTTGCGTCCCAGCAGCACCACGGTGGCGCCTGCGCGCGCGCAGGCTTTCGCCGCGGCCGCGCCAAGGCCGCCGTAGGCGCCTGCGATCAACACCACGCGATCGGCCAGCGCGGCGGCGGCAATTGCGATTGGCGTCGCGGCGGCGCTCACGCGCGCTGCGTCTCCGACACCATCCGCGCCAGTTCGCCGGATTCGTAGAGCTCCAGCGTGATGTCGCAACCGCCGATCAGCTCGCCGTTGATGAAGAGCTGCGGAAACGTCGGCCAGTTGGAATAGCGCGGCAGGTTGGCGCGGATTTCCGGTTCTTCCAGCACGTTGACGGTGTGCATCTCGCCGACGCCGGCGGCTTTCAGCGCTTGCACGGTACGGCTGGAAAAGCCGCACATCGGGAACTGCGGCGTCCCCTTCATGAACAACACGATCGGATGGCCTTCGACCTCGGCCTGGATCCGTTCCATTACGGACATTGCGCTTTCTCCTGCATGACGGGCGGCTTGGCCCGTCGGTTAAACTGCAATTCTAAACCTTGGCGGCCTTGCGCCGCTTTTGTTTAGCCCAATGCCCACCGCCTAGCCCAACCGAGAGTCCAGCCATGGCCATAGAACTGCCCCCCCTGCCCTACGACCGCACCGCGCTGGAGCCGCATATTTCCGGCGAAACCCTCGATTACCACTACGGCAAGCACCACAAGGCCTACATCGACAACCTCAACAAGATGATCGAGGGCACCGAGTTCGCCGATATGGCGCTCGAGGACATCGTCCGCAAGTCCCAGGGCGGCATGTTCAACAACGCCGCGCAGATCTGGAACCACACGTTCTACTGGAACTGCCTGAAGCCGCTGGGCGGCGGGGAGCCGACCGGCAAGGTGGCCGATGCCATCAACAAGGCCTTCGGCGATTTCGCCCGGTTCAAGGACGAGTTCACCAAGACCTCCGTCGGCACCTTCGGCTCGGGCTGGGGCTGGCTGGTACAGCGCCCGGACGGCTCGCTGGCCCTGGCCAGCACGCCCAACGCCGCCACGCCGCTGACCGGCGAAGACGCCCCGCTGCTGACCTGCGACGTGTGGGAGCACGCCTACTACATCGACTACCGCAACGCGCGGCCGAAGTACGTCGAGGCGTTCTGGAACCTGGTCAACTGGGATTTCGTCGCGTCGAACATGAAGTGAGAACCCGTAGCCCGGGTAAGCGAAGCGCGCCCGGGGTTCGATCGCGAGGTGCTCCCGGGTGCGCTTCGCTTACCCGGGCTACAGTCGCTGCGCCTAGCGAAGGATTCGTCTAGGCTGCGCCAGAACGCACGCCATGCGTCGACTCAGGAATGCGCCCGATGACGGACAGCCCGGCTCCTTCCGCCTCAGCGACGACCCCGACTACGCCGGTGCCGCGCACCGGCACTTGGCAATGGCAGCAGAAGCTGCGCTGGTTCACCGCCGAGATCGTGATCGTCGTGGCTGGCGTGCTGATCGCGCTCGCGATCAATGCTTGGTGGCAAGGGCGCCAGGACCACGCCCTGGAAACCCGCACCCTGCGCGAACTCCGCGATGCACTGGCCAACGATCTCAATGACATCCGGTTCAACGCTGGCCTTCACGAACGTGCCGGGGCCAGCGCCCGACGGTTGCGGGAACACCTCCGTGCACATCAGCCCTACGCCAAGGCACTGGATGTCGACTTCGGCGGCATCCTGGTCAGCACCTATTCCGTCCGCGACGAGATCGCCTACGAGACGCTAAAGCAGCGCGGCCTGGGTTCCATCACCCACGATGCCCTGCGGCACGCCATCGGACACCTCTACGGAGTCCGGTATCCATCCATCATGCCGTTCCAGGATCAAGCCTGGGATTTCGTCAACACCCACCAGATCCCTTTTTACAGCGCCCATTTCAAGGACATCCGTTTTGCCGAATCGGCCACGCCGCTCGATTACGATGCATTGCTGGATTCCACGGAGTTCGCCGCCCTGCTTGATTGGCGCGTCGGCATGGACGTTTTCCAGGCCCAGCAATTACGCAAGTTGGACGCCGAGGTCACGTCGCTGATTGCGCTGATCGACGATGAACTTGCGCAACGATGAGTAGCGCCGGATGGTCCGCTTCGTGCGCCCAAGCCCGCCTGAAGAACGGGGCTGACCTGATAGCCGAAAGAGAGGGTAGATCAGGCTTGCAATGAGCGGATCACGGGTGCGGTCTGTGCGCCCCGTGCCAGCGCATCGCCGATGCGCTGCAATGCGCCCGCCAGCGCGGCCGCATTGTCTGCACGCAACGTCGCATGCCCCACCTTGCGCCCGGCGCGCGGCGACTTGCCGTAATCGTGCCAATGCCCGCCCGGTTCGCGCAACACTGGTGCGGCATTGGGCAGTTCGCCGACCCAGTTGAGCATGCAGGCGTGGCCAAGCATCCGCGTATCGCCGAGCGGCAAGCCCAGCACTGCGCGCAGATGGTTTTCGAATTGCGACGTCTCGGCGCCTTCGATGGTCCAATGCCCGGAGTTGTGCACTCGCGGGGCCAATTCGTTGGCCAATAATTGTCCAGCGCGGCAGAACAGTTCCAGCGCGAACACGCCGACGTAATCCAAAGCGTCGGCGAGCTTGCGCGCGTATTCCAATGCGGTTTCGGCCAAGCCCGCGTCGGCCTCGGCCGGGGCTAGGCTGGCCGACAGCACGCCGTCGACATGCCAGTTCTCGGTCAGCGGCCAGGCGCGGAACTCGCCGTCGCGGCCGCGCACGGCGACCACGCTCAACTCGCGCTCGAACGGCACGAACGCTTCTAGGATCAGGCCGACCGTCTGCGCCTGCGCGCCTAGCGATTGCCACGCGGCATCGACATCGGCAGCGGATTTGATGCGGAACTGGCCCTTGCCGTCGTAACCGAGCCTGCGCGTCTTGAGGATGCACGGCAATCCGATCTTCGCGACGGCCTCGTCCAGCCCGGCGCGCGTCGCGATGTCGGCGAAATCCGGCACCGGGATGCCGAGCTTGCGGAACAGCGTCTTCTCCGCCAAACGGTCCTGCGCCACACCGAGCGCGCGCGGATTCGGGAACACCGGCACGCGCTCGCTCAACCATTGCGCGCTCTCGGCCGGCACGTTCTCGAAATCGAAAGTGGCCACGTCGACGCGCGAGGCGAATTCGGCCAGCGCGGCTTCGTCGCGGTAATCGCCGACCACCATCGGCACGAACTGGCCGGCGCAGGCGTCGGGTGCGGTGTCCATCACCAGGAAGCGCAGGCCCAGCGGCGCGCCGGAAAGCGCGAGCATGCGGGCCAGCTGCCCGCCTCCGAGTATGCCTACCGTGGTCATTTCCGCGGGTCGTCGTTGCTGGCGACTTCTTCGGTCTGGCGCTGGCGGAACGCCTCCAGCGCGGCTGCGATCTGCGGATGCTCCGCGGACAGCATCGCCGCCGCGAACAATGCGGCATTCGATGCGCCGGCATTGCCGATGGCGAACGTCGCGACAGGAACGCCGGCCGGCATCTGCACGATCGACAGCAGCGAATCCATGCCGTTGAGCGCCTTGGACTGCACCGGCACGCCCAGCACCGGCACCGCGGTTTTGGCCGCCAGCATGCCCGGCAGGTGCGCCGCGCCGCCGGCGCCGGCGATGATCGCGCGCAGCCCTCGCTGCGCCGCCTGGGCCGCGTAGTCGAACAGCGCGTCGGGCGTGCGGTGCGCCGACACCACGCGCACCTCGTGCGGCACGCCGAGCAATTCGAGCTTCTGCGCCGCGTGCTGCATCGTCTCCCAGTCGGAGCGGGAGCCCATCACGATGCCCACGAGCGGGAGGTTGGGATTGGCAGACATGGTCGTCCCCTGTCGCAAAGACGTATTCTACCGGCCCCACGTCGTCTCGGTATCGTCAATGGACCGGAAACTGCTCGATATCCTCGTCTGCCCCGCCAGCCGGCAGCCGCTGTCGCTGCTGGACAGGGCTGGGCTCGACGCCCTGAACCGCGCGGTCGCCGCCGGCGGCGTCAAGCGCAACGACGGCAGCGCGCAAGCCGATGCGGTGCGCGAGGCGCTGGTGACGCGCGACCGCAAGACCGTGTACCGGCTGGACGACGGCATCCCGGTGCTGCTGGTCGAGGAAGGCATCGCGACCGCGCAGGTCGATGGTTTCCCGGGCGGATGAGCCGGGATTTCTCCCCGCCGCCCGCGGCGGCGATCCAAGCAGACGTGGCCCGCGCGCTGGCCGAAGACCTGGGCGGCGGCGACGTGACCGCGGCGCTGCTGCCCGACGTCGAGGATGTCGCCTATTTGCTGTGCAAACAGGATGCGGTGATCGCGGGCCGGCCCTGGTTCGATGCCTGCCATCGCACGCTCGATCCGCAGGTCGCCATCGACTGGCGCATCGCCGAGGGCGATCGCGTCGGCAAAGGCGCGGTATTGGCGACGTTACGCGGCCATGCGCGCAGCCTGGTCAGCGCCGAACGCGCGTCGCTCAACTTCCTGCAAACGCTCAGCGGCACGGCGACCGCCACCGCCGCTTATGTCGACGCCGTGCGCGGCACGCGCGCGCAGATCCTCGACACCCGCAAGACCCTGCCCGGCCTGCGCCTGGCGCAGAAATACGCGGTGCGCGCGGGCGGCGGCGTCAACCACCGCATCGGCCTGTACGACGCGGTGATGCTGAAGGAAAACCACGTCCGCGCCGCCGGCGGCCTGACCGCGGCGATCCGCGCGGCCCGCGCGATGCATCCTTCGCTGCCGCTGATCGTGGAGGTGGAAACGCTGGCGCAACTGGAAGAAGCGCTGCGGGAAGGCTGCGAGCGGATCCTGATCGACGATTTCGACGCGGCCACGCGCCGGATGGCCGTTCGCATCGCCGACGGACGTATTCCGCTAGAGGTTTCGGGCGGCGTCGACCTGGCCGGCGTGCGTGCCATCGCCGAGGACGGAGTCGACTGCATCTCGATCGGCGCGCTGACCAAGCATGTGCAGGCGATCGACTTGTCGTTGAAGCTGGGGCCGCCGCCGAGCCCGGCCGGCTGAATTTTCGCGGGACGCACACACGCACTGCTGCCACCATCGGCGCCATTGCGATCATGGAGCAAGGCATGAGCAAAGGAAGATTCGGAGCCCTGGTTTGCGCGGTCGCGATCCCGTTGGCGATGGCCGGCTGCGGCTCGGCGCCGAAAAAGCCGCTGCCTCCACCGCCAGCGCCAACGGCGCCGAAGCCGAAACCGCAGGCGCGCGCGCCGTTGCCTCCGCTGAACCTGTCCGGGTCGACCGCGCAGCGCATCGTCGCCGTCGCCCTGCGCGAGCATGCGATGTGGTACCAGCCCTTCATCGACGGCAACGGCCGGCTGGCCAGCTATCGCGTTTCCGAAGCGGAAAACGCTTTGCTCGCCGACGGCACCGAAGCCTGGCAGCGCGTGCTCGGCTATTGGCGCAACAGCGGCACGCTGTACGAGATGTCGCAAAGCAATATCGCCGGCGCCTACGCCTGCCAGTTCCCGACCGGCTTCGCTCAGGGCAAGGCCGAGTGCAGGACTTTCATCCTCGACAATGCGTGGTCCGCGGCGTTCGTCTCGTACGTGATGGTGCAGGCGGGCGTGCCCGGCTTCCGCGCCTCGCCGCGGCATTACGACTACATACGCCAGGCTTTCCATCCGGAGACGGGCGGGCCTTACTACTACGCGGATCCGGCCACGCAGCGCGCCGACCCCGGCGATCTGCTGTGCTTCGTGCGCGGGAACGGCTCGGTGTCCGGTTACGAAGGCCTCACCGCGCGCTTGAACGGCGCCGGCGGGTCCTTGAACACGCATTGCGACATCGTGGTGGGCCGCGATCGCGAATTGCGGCTGGTGGGCGGCAACGTGTTCAATGGCGTCACCATGCGCAAGCTCAAGCTCGACGTGCAGGGCCGCGCGATACTGCCGCGGCCGGTGTCGGCGACTTACGAAGACGGCGAGGCCGGAAGCTATGCGAGCAACTGCAGCCCGAGCAACGAGGCCGCCTGCGATTTCAATCGGCAGAACTGGGCGGTGCTGCTCAAGCTGAAACCGGGGTTCGGGTCCCCCACCACCGCGACCGGCGTCCCTGCCGTGATGCCGCGTGCGCCTACGGCACTTCCGCCTGCTACAAACCCAATGCAGCCCCACGCGCAGCCTCAACCCGCGCAGCCTCAACCCGCGCAGCCTCAACCCCCGCAGC
Coding sequences within:
- a CDS encoding superoxide dismutase; this translates as MAIELPPLPYDRTALEPHISGETLDYHYGKHHKAYIDNLNKMIEGTEFADMALEDIVRKSQGGMFNNAAQIWNHTFYWNCLKPLGGGEPTGKVADAINKAFGDFARFKDEFTKTSVGTFGSGWGWLVQRPDGSLALASTPNAATPLTGEDAPLLTCDVWEHAYYIDYRNARPKYVEAFWNLVNWDFVASNMK
- the nadC gene encoding carboxylating nicotinate-nucleotide diphosphorylase, translated to MSRDFSPPPAAAIQADVARALAEDLGGGDVTAALLPDVEDVAYLLCKQDAVIAGRPWFDACHRTLDPQVAIDWRIAEGDRVGKGAVLATLRGHARSLVSAERASLNFLQTLSGTATATAAYVDAVRGTRAQILDTRKTLPGLRLAQKYAVRAGGGVNHRIGLYDAVMLKENHVRAAGGLTAAIRAARAMHPSLPLIVEVETLAQLEEALREGCERILIDDFDAATRRMAVRIADGRIPLEVSGGVDLAGVRAIAEDGVDCISIGALTKHVQAIDLSLKLGPPPSPAG
- a CDS encoding 5-(carboxyamino)imidazole ribonucleotide synthase, with the translated sequence MTTVGILGGGQLARMLALSGAPLGLRFLVMDTAPDACAGQFVPMVVGDYRDEAALAEFASRVDVATFDFENVPAESAQWLSERVPVFPNPRALGVAQDRLAEKTLFRKLGIPVPDFADIATRAGLDEAVAKIGLPCILKTRRLGYDGKGQFRIKSAADVDAAWQSLGAQAQTVGLILEAFVPFERELSVVAVRGRDGEFRAWPLTENWHVDGVLSASLAPAEADAGLAETALEYARKLADALDYVGVFALELFCRAGQLLANELAPRVHNSGHWTIEGAETSQFENHLRAVLGLPLGDTRMLGHACMLNWVGELPNAAPVLREPGGHWHDYGKSPRAGRKVGHATLRADNAAALAGALQRIGDALARGAQTAPVIRSLQA
- a CDS encoding Trm112 family protein, which encodes MDRKLLDILVCPASRQPLSLLDRAGLDALNRAVAAGGVKRNDGSAQADAVREALVTRDRKTVYRLDDGIPVLLVEEGIATAQVDGFPGG
- a CDS encoding DUF2272 domain-containing protein, which encodes MSKGRFGALVCAVAIPLAMAGCGSAPKKPLPPPPAPTAPKPKPQARAPLPPLNLSGSTAQRIVAVALREHAMWYQPFIDGNGRLASYRVSEAENALLADGTEAWQRVLGYWRNSGTLYEMSQSNIAGAYACQFPTGFAQGKAECRTFILDNAWSAAFVSYVMVQAGVPGFRASPRHYDYIRQAFHPETGGPYYYADPATQRADPGDLLCFVRGNGSVSGYEGLTARLNGAGGSLNTHCDIVVGRDRELRLVGGNVFNGVTMRKLKLDVQGRAILPRPVSATYEDGEAGSYASNCSPSNEAACDFNRQNWAVLLKLKPGFGSPTTATGVPAVMPRAPTALPPATNPMQPHAQPQPAQPQPAQPQPPQPQPAQPQPAQPQPAQPQPMQPQPAQPQPAQPQPVQPQPVQPQPVQPQPVQPQPVQPQPATTTPSTSQPAPVETVTQTSPATQAPPSPPGVL
- the purE gene encoding 5-(carboxyamino)imidazole ribonucleotide mutase, translated to MSANPNLPLVGIVMGSRSDWETMQHAAQKLELLGVPHEVRVVSAHRTPDALFDYAAQAAQRGLRAIIAGAGGAAHLPGMLAAKTAVPVLGVPVQSKALNGMDSLLSIVQMPAGVPVATFAIGNAGASNAALFAAAMLSAEHPQIAAALEAFRQRQTEEVASNDDPRK
- the grxD gene encoding Grx4 family monothiol glutaredoxin; translation: MSVMERIQAEVEGHPIVLFMKGTPQFPMCGFSSRTVQALKAAGVGEMHTVNVLEEPEIRANLPRYSNWPTFPQLFINGELIGGCDITLELYESGELARMVSETQRA
- a CDS encoding SDR family NAD(P)-dependent oxidoreductase; the encoded protein is MSAAATPIAIAAAALADRVVLIAGAYGGLGAAAAKACARAGATVVLLGRKVPKLNRIYDAVAKEGPEPLLYPLDLEGASPGDYAELAARIESELGHLDGLLHCAAEFRGLTPFEHADPAAIARALHVNVTAPCWLTQACLPLLARAQDAAVVFALDDIARVGQAYWGGYGLAQHARAGLVAMLHAELANSSVRVSGLQPGPMRTALRAAAYAEDGDRDARDPADYADACVALLSAAGAERRGQVWTVRA